One Symphalangus syndactylus isolate Jambi chromosome 20, NHGRI_mSymSyn1-v2.1_pri, whole genome shotgun sequence DNA segment encodes these proteins:
- the NEUROD2 gene encoding neurogenic differentiation factor 2 codes for MLTRLFSEPGLLSDVPKFASWGDGEDDEPRSEKGDAPPPPPPAPGPGAPGPARAAKPVPLRGEEGPEATLAEVKEEGELGGEEEEEEEEEEGLDEAEGERPKKRGPKKRKMTKARLERSKLRRQKANARERNRMHDLNAALDNLRKVVPCYSKTQKLSKIETLRLAKNYIWALSEILRSGKRPDLVSYVQTLCKGLSQPTTNLVAGCLQLNSRNFLTEQGADGAGRFHGSGGPFAMHPYPYPCSRLAGAQCQAAGGLGGGAAHALRTHGYCAAYETLYAAAGGGGASPDYNSSEYEGPLSPPLCLNGNFSLKQDSSPDHEKSYHYSMHYSALPGSRPTGHGLVFGSSAVRGGVHSENLLSYDMHLHHDRGPMYEELNAFFHN; via the coding sequence ATGCTGACCCGCCTGTTCAGCGAGCCCGGCCTTCTCTCGGACGTGCCCAAGTTCGCCAGCTGGGGCGACGGCGAAGACGACGAGCCGAGGAGCGAAAAGGGCGACGcgccgccaccgccaccgcctGCGCCCGGGCCGGGGGCTCCGGGGCCAGCCCGGGCGGCCAAGCCAGTCCCTCTCCGTGGAGAAGAGGGGCCGGAGGCCACGCTGGCCGAGGTCAAGGAGGAAGGCGAGctggggggagaggaggaggaggaagaggaggaggaagaaggactGGACGAGGCGGAGGGCGAGCGGCCCAAGAAGCGCGGGCCCAAGAAGCGCAAGATGACCAAGGCGCGCTTGGAGCGCTCCAAGCTTCGGCGGCAGAAGGCGAACGCGCGGGAGCGCAACCGCATGCACGACCTGAACGCAGCCCTGGACAACCTGCGCAAGGTGGTGCCCTGCTACTCCAAGACGCAGAAGCTGTCCAAGATCGAGACGCTGCGCCTAGCCAAGAACTACATCTGGGCGCTCTCGGAGATCCTGCGCTCCGGCAAGCGGCCAGACCTAGTGTCCTACGTGCAGACTCTGTGCAAGGGTCTGTCGCAACCCACCACCAATCTGGTGGCCGGCTGTCTGCAGCTCAACTCTCGCAACTTCCTCACGGAGCAAGGCGCCGACGGTGCCGGCCGCTTCCACGGCTCGGGCGGCCCGTTCGCCATGCATCCCTACCCGTACCCGTGCTCGCGCCTGGCGGGCGCACAGTGCCAGGCGGCCGGCGGCCTGGGCGGCGGCGCGGCGCACGCCCTGCGGACCCACGGCTACTGCGCCGCCTACGAGACGCTGTATGCGGCGGCAGGCGGTGGCGGCGCGAGCCCGGACTACAACAGCTCCGAGTACGAGGGCCCGCTCAGCCCTCCGCTCTGTCTCAATGGCAACTTCTCACTCAAGCAGGACTCCTCGCCCGACCACGAGAAAAGCTACCACTACTCTATGCACTACTCGGCGCTGCCCGGCTCGCGGCCCACGGGCCACGGGCTAGTCTTCGGCTCGTCGGCCGTGCGTGGGGGCGTCCACTCGGAGAATCTCTTGTCTTACGATATGCACCTTCACCACGACCGGGGCCCCATGTACGAGGAGCTCAATGCGTTTTTTCATAACTGA